The sequence below is a genomic window from Terriglobales bacterium.
CCGAAACCTCCCTCCAGCGCGCCCTCTTCCAGCGAAAGCTCGATGCGCAGCGTGGGACCGATGCCGCGGATGAGCAGGTAGCCGCCCCAGGTGATCAGCCAGAGCAGCAGGCGCTGGCGCAGGGTGAAGCGACGCCCAGCGGCGACCTCGGACTGGACTTCATCGGGCGCAGGAGTGGCCACGCTTGCGATTGTAAAACGATTGCAGAGTGAAGATTGCAGATTGACGATTGGAAAAGACCGAGCTCCGGGCATCCCTCCGCAAATCTGCGATCTTCATTCTGCAATCTGCAATACCCCTAGGTGTAGCGCAGCCACTTCCAGATCTCGGGCAAGGTGGGGCGCTTGCCGTACATCAGGATGCCGATGCGATAGATGCGGGCGCAGAGCGAGACCATGCCGTAGATGGTGGCGATCATCAGCGCGATGGAGAGCGCGACCTGCCAGGCGGGCGGCGGCTGCACCATGATGCGCATATACATCAGCAGGGGCGCGAAGAAGGGCACCAGGGAGAGCACCAACGAGAAGGTGGCGTTGGGCTGGCGCAGCACCCCGAACATCATCAGGTAGGCGAAGAGCAGCGGGCCCATGACCACGATCTGCAACTGCTGGCCCTCCTGGTCGGTGCTGACCAGTGCACCCAGGGCGGCATACATGGAGCTGTAGAGCAGGTAGCCCAGCAGGAAGAAGACGGCGAAGAAGATCAGGGTCGCGGGCGGGATGCTGACTCCCTGAAGCGCGCCGCGGGCGGCGAGCGCGTAGGGCCCCCCCAGCACCGCGCCCAGTGCCGCCCAGATGGCGATCTGGGTCAGCCCGACGGCGGCCACGCCGATGATCTTGCCGGCCATCAGCTCCTTGGGAGTGAGAGCGGAGAGCAGGACCTCCATCACCCGCGAGTTCTTCTCCTCCAGCACCGAGCGCATGACGGAAATGCCGTACACCAGCACGGTGGTGAACAGCATCGCTCCCAGGATGAAGGTGAAGATGAACATGAACTCGCCGCTCGACTTCTTCTCCCCGGTCTCGACCTTGATATCCACGCTTTTGAGGATGTCCTGGAGCTCCTGGGCGCCGACGCCGTGGCGGGTCAGGCGCGACTGCATGCGCGCCATGGTCACGGCCGACTTCAGCACCGCGGCTTCGAAGAAGTCGCTGACGTTGCGGGCAGTGTAGGTGACGGAGCGGGCGGTGAGGGCGTCGTCGGTGGCCCACAAGAAGCCGTCGAGCTCGCCGCCCTTGACCTTGGCGGCCAGGGCGGCGCGCTCGGCGTCGCTGGCGGTCAGGTCCACGTCCACCGCGTATTTCCCGCCGATGTCCTGGGAGCGTTCGGCGAGTTGGGAGCGGATGGCGTCGCCGGTGGCCTGGCTGGAGGCCACCACCACGATGTGCGTGACCTTATTGCTCTTCATGGTCGCCATCTTGGTGGGCAGGAAGATGCTCAGCCCCATCAGCGCGGGGATGAACATGGTGGTGAAGAGGAAGGCCTTGGTGCGCACCTTCTCCAGGTACTCGCGCTGGATCACCAGCCAGACGTTACGCATCGGTCTTCCCCACCACGTCAATGAAGATCTGCTCCAGCGAGGGCTCGACCATCTCGAACTTGTAGACCTTGGCGCCGGCGGAGACCTGATGCAGGAGCTGCTGGGCGTCGGCTCCGGGGGCGAGCCGCACCTCCACGTAGTTGCCGTAGTCGTTGAAGGACTGAAGGAGGCTGTTGTCCTTGAGGAAGCTGCCGTCGCCCTCGTACTCGATCTGGACGTTGTTGCGTCCCCAGCGCGCCTTGATCTGCTTGAGCTCC
It includes:
- a CDS encoding ABC transporter permease, which gives rise to MRNVWLVIQREYLEKVRTKAFLFTTMFIPALMGLSIFLPTKMATMKSNKVTHIVVVASSQATGDAIRSQLAERSQDIGGKYAVDVDLTASDAERAALAAKVKGGELDGFLWATDDALTARSVTYTARNVSDFFEAAVLKSAVTMARMQSRLTRHGVGAQELQDILKSVDIKVETGEKKSSGEFMFIFTFILGAMLFTTVLVYGISVMRSVLEEKNSRVMEVLLSALTPKELMAGKIIGVAAVGLTQIAIWAALGAVLGGPYALAARGALQGVSIPPATLIFFAVFFLLGYLLYSSMYAALGALVSTDQEGQQLQIVVMGPLLFAYLMMFGVLRQPNATFSLVLSLVPFFAPLLMYMRIMVQPPPAWQVALSIALMIATIYGMVSLCARIYRIGILMYGKRPTLPEIWKWLRYT